The proteins below come from a single Corynebacterium glyciniphilum AJ 3170 genomic window:
- a CDS encoding DNA repair helicase XPB — MGLGDGPLIVQSDKTVLLEIGHAQAQEARTALAPFAELERAPEHVHTYRITPLALWNARAAGHDAEQVVHVLETYSRFPVPQPLLVDVAETMERYGRLILANHPAHGLVLESTDRAVLAEIRRHKKIRPMLGEEIDEDTLIVHPSERGRLKQELVKVGWPAEDLAGYVDGEAHPITLSTEQENWQLRDYQEMAADSFWAGGSGVVVLPCGAGKTMVGAASMAKSQTTTLILVTNTVAGRQWKDELVRRTSLTEDEIGEYSGEKKEIRPVTIATYQVVTRKTKGEFRALELFDSRDWGLIIYDEVHLLPAPVFRMTSDLQSRRRLGLTATLVREDGREDDVFSLIGPKRYDAPWKDIEAQGWIAPADCTEVRVQLTESERMVYATAEQNEKYRLAACSPAKNRIVRRILDQHPDEPTLVIGAYIDQLEELGDELDAPVIDGRTTTHRREELYAAFRSGELRVLIVSKVANFSIDLPGASVAVQVSGTFGSRQEEAQRLGRILRPKPDGGPAYFYSVVARDTLDADYAAHRQRFLAEQGYGYRIIDSVDL, encoded by the coding sequence GTGGGACTCGGCGACGGCCCGCTGATCGTCCAGTCGGACAAGACCGTGCTGCTGGAGATCGGGCACGCCCAGGCGCAGGAGGCCCGCACCGCGCTGGCCCCCTTCGCGGAACTGGAACGCGCCCCCGAACACGTCCACACCTACCGCATCACGCCGCTGGCCCTGTGGAACGCCCGGGCCGCGGGACACGACGCCGAACAGGTCGTGCACGTGCTGGAAACCTACTCCCGGTTCCCCGTCCCCCAACCCCTGCTGGTGGACGTGGCCGAGACGATGGAACGCTACGGTCGGCTCATTCTTGCCAACCATCCCGCCCACGGGCTGGTGCTGGAATCGACCGACCGTGCGGTCCTCGCCGAGATTCGTCGGCACAAGAAGATCCGCCCGATGCTCGGTGAGGAGATTGACGAGGACACCCTCATCGTCCACCCCTCCGAACGTGGCCGGCTGAAGCAGGAACTGGTCAAGGTCGGATGGCCCGCAGAAGACCTCGCCGGCTATGTCGACGGCGAAGCACACCCCATCACGCTGTCCACCGAACAGGAAAACTGGCAGCTGCGCGACTACCAGGAGATGGCCGCCGACTCCTTCTGGGCCGGTGGCTCCGGCGTGGTGGTGCTGCCCTGCGGCGCCGGCAAGACAATGGTCGGCGCAGCGTCCATGGCGAAGTCCCAGACCACGACGCTGATCCTGGTGACCAACACCGTCGCCGGACGGCAGTGGAAGGACGAGCTCGTCCGGCGCACCTCCCTCACCGAAGATGAGATCGGCGAGTACTCAGGCGAAAAGAAGGAGATCCGCCCCGTCACCATCGCCACCTACCAGGTCGTCACCCGCAAGACGAAGGGCGAGTTCCGTGCCCTGGAACTCTTCGACTCCCGTGACTGGGGCCTGATCATCTACGACGAGGTGCATCTGCTGCCCGCCCCGGTGTTCCGCATGACCAGTGACCTGCAGTCGCGCCGACGCCTGGGCCTGACCGCCACGCTGGTGCGCGAAGACGGTCGCGAGGACGACGTCTTCAGTCTCATCGGCCCTAAACGCTACGACGCCCCCTGGAAGGACATCGAAGCCCAGGGCTGGATCGCCCCCGCCGACTGCACCGAGGTGCGCGTACAACTCACCGAGTCCGAGCGCATGGTGTACGCCACCGCCGAACAGAACGAGAAATACCGGCTGGCGGCGTGTTCACCGGCCAAGAACCGGATCGTCCGCAGGATCCTCGACCAGCACCCCGACGAACCGACACTGGTCATCGGTGCCTACATCGACCAGCTCGAGGAACTCGGTGACGAACTCGACGCGCCGGTCATCGACGGACGCACCACCACGCACCGCCGCGAGGAACTCTACGCTGCCTTCCGCAGCGGCGAGTTGCGCGTCCTCATCGTGTCGAAGGTGGCGAACTTCTCCATCGACCTGCCTGGCGCATCGGTCGCGGTTCAGGTCTCGGGAACCTTCGGCTCCCGTCAGGAGGAGGCCCAGCGGCTGGGCCGGATTCTGCGGCCGAAGCCAGACGGTGGCCCCGCATACTTCTACTCCGTCGTCGCCCGCGACACGTTGGACGCCGACTACGCCGCCCACCGTCAGCGCTTCCTGGCGGAACAGGGGTACGGCTACCGCATCATCGACTCGGTCGACCTGTAG
- a CDS encoding DUF3239 domain-containing protein, whose product MVSFNFTVDEPFARKHNEFFRDSRRFQWSAGLMGAIMIAAAVILFVVVDAGWAVIVGIAAVIMALICFIMVPVFPRQLGSPQHYYDAYALAPTVIAQVNPRDVVLMSLVDTAATGAARSRPALALRTVTSIPGVERKVGERVPAMAVTGMRSVGQQEHWEQISPMPVAWGTQDRSVVAEAEKAIPESEWARLESLIDRLEDVQKTRHLLLELE is encoded by the coding sequence GTGGTCAGCTTCAACTTCACTGTCGACGAGCCCTTCGCCCGCAAACACAACGAGTTCTTCCGTGACTCCCGCCGGTTCCAGTGGTCGGCCGGGTTGATGGGCGCGATCATGATCGCCGCTGCAGTGATCCTGTTCGTGGTCGTGGACGCGGGCTGGGCGGTGATCGTGGGCATCGCCGCAGTGATCATGGCGCTGATCTGCTTCATCATGGTGCCGGTGTTCCCCCGCCAACTCGGATCGCCGCAACACTACTACGACGCCTACGCGCTTGCCCCCACCGTGATCGCCCAGGTCAACCCACGTGACGTCGTCCTGATGTCGCTGGTGGACACCGCGGCCACCGGTGCCGCCAGGTCACGTCCGGCCCTCGCACTGCGCACCGTGACATCGATCCCCGGGGTGGAACGCAAGGTCGGTGAGCGGGTGCCGGCGATGGCCGTCACCGGAATGCGGTCAGTGGGCCAGCAGGAGCACTGGGAACAGATCTCCCCGATGCCGGTGGCGTGGGGGACACAGGACCGGTCCGTGGTCGCCGAGGCAGAGAAGGCCATCCCGGAGTCGGAGTGGGCCCGGCTGGAGTCCCTGATCGACCGGCTCGAGGACGTGCAGAAGACCCGGCACCTGCTGCTCGAGCTGGAGTAG
- a CDS encoding DinB family protein — protein sequence MNLDDTNGFLLHYLQASRDALLWKVEGVSEYDARRPLTATGTNLAGLVKHVAHTEIGYFGETFGREWPVAGERITVEQADVDPHIDLYLAPDETVDDIIAFYRRVWEFSNETLSRRPVSDVGTVRHWPADRRRKSLGEIATHVIAETARHAGHADILREQLDGSIGLRKNNTNLPDEADWSVHAARLQEIAERFR from the coding sequence ATGAACCTCGACGACACCAACGGATTCCTGCTCCACTACCTCCAGGCCAGTCGCGATGCCCTGCTGTGGAAAGTGGAGGGAGTCAGTGAGTACGACGCGCGCCGTCCCCTCACCGCCACCGGCACGAACCTGGCAGGCCTGGTCAAACACGTCGCACACACCGAAATCGGCTACTTCGGGGAGACTTTCGGACGGGAATGGCCGGTCGCAGGCGAGCGCATTACCGTCGAACAGGCCGACGTTGACCCGCACATCGACCTCTATCTTGCTCCGGATGAGACTGTCGACGACATCATCGCCTTCTACCGCAGGGTCTGGGAGTTCTCCAATGAGACGTTGTCCCGGCGTCCGGTGAGCGATGTTGGTACGGTGCGCCACTGGCCGGCGGACAGGAGGCGCAAGAGTCTGGGTGAGATCGCCACCCATGTCATCGCGGAGACTGCCCGTCATGCAGGACATGCGGACATCCTGCGGGAACAACTCGACGGCAGCATCGGGCTGCGGAAGAACAACACGAACCTCCCGGACGAGGCGGACTGGTCCGTCCATGCAGCGAGACTGCAGGAAATCGCCGAACGCTTCCGGTAG
- a CDS encoding LamB/YcsF family protein encodes MPTIDLNADLGETTGGIAVADDPAMIALVSSANVATGFHAGDPHDIAATVRAAAERGVTVGAHIGYRDPGNFGRTTLDIDPDQLADETLYQIGALDALARAHGTKVSYVKPHGALYNTIVHDKSQARAVVDGVRAFGDLPLMLLPGSVAIDLAEGKGLRVIREAFADRNYTSAGTLVPRSEADAVITDPDAVAARVLQVATTGAVTAVDGTVLRVDAESVCIHGDSPGAVELSRMIVEKLRADGIDIRSFL; translated from the coding sequence ATGCCCACCATCGACCTGAACGCCGACCTGGGCGAGACCACCGGTGGCATCGCCGTGGCCGACGACCCAGCCATGATCGCCTTGGTCTCCAGCGCCAATGTCGCGACCGGGTTCCATGCGGGTGACCCCCACGACATCGCCGCCACCGTCCGCGCCGCCGCTGAACGCGGAGTTACCGTCGGGGCGCACATCGGCTACCGGGATCCCGGAAACTTCGGGCGAACCACCCTCGACATCGACCCCGACCAGCTTGCCGACGAGACTCTCTATCAGATCGGTGCACTCGATGCCCTGGCCCGGGCCCACGGGACGAAAGTCAGCTACGTCAAACCTCACGGAGCGCTCTACAACACCATCGTGCACGACAAGTCACAGGCCCGGGCGGTCGTCGACGGTGTCCGGGCATTCGGTGACCTGCCGCTCATGCTCCTGCCCGGCAGTGTTGCAATCGACCTCGCCGAGGGTAAAGGCCTGCGGGTGATCCGGGAGGCGTTCGCCGACCGCAACTACACTTCTGCCGGCACGCTTGTCCCCCGGTCGGAGGCGGACGCCGTGATCACCGATCCGGACGCTGTCGCCGCGCGCGTCCTGCAGGTAGCCACCACCGGCGCCGTTACCGCAGTGGACGGCACGGTCCTGCGCGTCGATGCTGAATCGGTGTGCATCCACGGTGACTCCCCGGGCGCGGTGGAGCTCTCCCGGATGATCGTCGAGAAACTTCGCGCCGACGGCATCGATATCAGGAGTTTCCTGTGA
- a CDS encoding 5-oxoprolinase subunit B/C family protein, translating to MTTDATPDATPVHRVGSRAALVDLPDLATAMVWHSHLATHPLRGQRDIIAAARTVLVVLDSPSAATAAMKQLRTLRPTESAGGNASRTVTVDVVYDGPDLETVADQLGTTVDGVIEHHTSSTWTGAFGGFAPGFTYCVGDKVPSVSRRDSPRTEVPDGAVGLAGEFSAVYPRSSPGGWQLIGTSATPVWDASEQEPALIRPGDRVAYRAVRERVEVCPSAPERDGDVQERASLTLTDPGLLTVIEDAGRPGHGGVGVTGSGAADMASAQVANDVVGNHPGDAVLENIGGLSLTALQDVVVAVTGAETTVTVDGRSRALASPLLVTEGSTLVVPGVDDPHHGLRSYVAVRGGVRHNGEVLGSLSSDVLSGLGPGPLVAGSAIEVGAGQVAPTRTGTNPVRVPDVLRVVAGPRDAWFADGTEALTGREWTVSPSSNRVGVRLSGTAVNRSDDRELPSEGMVAGSVQVPPDGQPVLFLRDHAVTGGYPVIATVIAEDLDAAAQLAPGATVRFEEYT from the coding sequence GTGACCACGGATGCGACACCGGATGCGACACCGGTCCACCGGGTCGGCTCGCGGGCGGCGCTCGTCGATCTTCCGGACCTGGCGACGGCAATGGTCTGGCACTCCCATCTGGCCACCCACCCGTTAAGAGGCCAGCGCGACATCATCGCCGCAGCCCGTACCGTCCTCGTTGTGCTGGATTCACCGTCGGCGGCAACGGCGGCGATGAAGCAGCTCAGGACACTCCGCCCTACCGAAAGCGCTGGCGGGAATGCATCCCGGACTGTGACCGTCGACGTCGTCTACGACGGCCCCGACCTGGAGACGGTCGCTGACCAGCTCGGCACCACGGTCGACGGGGTGATCGAGCACCACACCTCGTCGACGTGGACGGGTGCATTCGGTGGTTTCGCGCCGGGGTTCACCTACTGTGTGGGTGACAAGGTACCGTCCGTCTCCCGCCGGGACTCTCCCCGCACGGAGGTCCCGGACGGAGCCGTGGGCCTGGCGGGTGAGTTCTCCGCAGTGTATCCCCGCAGTTCACCGGGTGGCTGGCAGCTGATCGGCACGTCCGCGACTCCGGTGTGGGACGCATCGGAGCAGGAGCCTGCCCTGATCCGACCGGGCGACCGTGTGGCGTACCGGGCGGTCAGGGAACGGGTGGAGGTCTGCCCGTCGGCTCCCGAACGCGACGGCGACGTGCAGGAACGCGCTTCTCTGACGCTGACCGACCCCGGTCTGCTCACAGTGATCGAAGATGCCGGCCGCCCTGGGCACGGCGGGGTGGGAGTCACCGGCTCCGGTGCCGCAGACATGGCCTCAGCCCAGGTCGCCAACGACGTCGTGGGCAACCACCCCGGAGACGCGGTCCTGGAGAACATCGGCGGACTGTCACTGACGGCCCTGCAGGATGTGGTGGTCGCGGTCACCGGCGCGGAAACCACGGTCACGGTAGACGGTCGCAGCCGAGCGTTGGCCTCTCCCCTGCTGGTCACCGAGGGGTCGACGCTGGTGGTTCCGGGCGTCGACGACCCTCACCACGGGCTACGCAGCTATGTCGCGGTACGGGGCGGTGTCCGGCACAACGGAGAGGTGCTGGGGTCGCTGTCGTCGGATGTTCTCTCGGGTCTCGGGCCAGGTCCACTGGTCGCCGGCTCCGCGATCGAGGTGGGTGCCGGCCAGGTGGCTCCGACCCGTACGGGCACCAATCCGGTGCGTGTCCCGGATGTGCTGCGCGTCGTCGCCGGCCCCCGTGACGCCTGGTTCGCCGACGGAACGGAGGCACTCACGGGTCGGGAGTGGACGGTCAGTCCGTCGTCGAACCGGGTGGGGGTGCGACTGTCGGGCACTGCCGTGAACCGCAGCGACGACCGGGAGCTTCCGAGTGAGGGGATGGTCGCCGGCTCTGTCCAGGTGCCGCCGGACGGTCAGCCCGTCCTTTTTCTACGGGATCATGCCGTCACCGGCGGCTACCCCGTCATCGCCACTGTCATCGCCGAGGACCTCGACGCCGCCGCCCAGCTGGCTCCCGGCGCGACGGTCAGATTCGAGGAGTACACATGA
- a CDS encoding acetyl/propionyl/methylcrotonyl-CoA carboxylase subunit alpha translates to MSTISSVLIANRGEIAVRIARAAHDLGIRTVAVYTDADVGAVHTEMTEQAYAVSSYLDVDALLEVASRAGVDSVHPGYGFLSENADAARAVQDAGLVWVGPSPETIETLGDKMAARQLAERSGAPLAPGTSEPLTSWEQARDFAEDVGLPIAIKAAFGGGGRGLKVVTEDDGLGAIEDAFAAAGRESQEAFGRAECFVEKFLARPRHVEAQVLADMHGAVAVIGTRDCSTQRRFQKLVEEAPAPFLSEEQNRLIVDGAREVCRAAEYVGAGTVEFIVAEDGTVSFLEVNTRLQVEHPVTEAVSGIDIVHEQFRIAAGERLGVDPDADPATHGHAVEFRINAEDVAHGFAPCPGTVTRFEPPTGPGIRVDSGVRSGSTIPGSYDSLLAKLVVWGPDRDTALRRARAALDEFHVDGVRTVLPFHRDIVREPAWTAPDGAASFRMCTDWVDREYVPGAHTVSPDVTFDDIYVERTTLAVEIGGTLQHVRVPSVLLQRGDAARGGSTATGNSDGHPGDVPAPFAGTLVEWKVSDGDTVEENQTLATVEAMKMEATVTSPASGTIQLIADAGDVIARGDILARIVEE, encoded by the coding sequence ATGAGCACCATCTCATCCGTCCTGATCGCCAACCGCGGGGAGATCGCGGTGCGCATCGCCCGCGCCGCCCACGACCTGGGCATTCGCACGGTCGCGGTGTACACCGACGCCGATGTCGGGGCCGTGCACACCGAGATGACCGAACAAGCGTACGCGGTGTCCTCCTACCTCGACGTCGACGCGCTGCTCGAGGTCGCGTCCCGCGCCGGTGTCGACAGCGTGCACCCCGGGTACGGGTTCCTGTCGGAGAATGCCGACGCCGCCCGCGCGGTGCAGGATGCCGGACTGGTGTGGGTCGGCCCGTCACCGGAGACCATTGAGACCCTGGGCGACAAGATGGCGGCGCGGCAGCTGGCCGAGCGGTCCGGGGCCCCGTTGGCACCGGGTACGTCTGAACCGCTGACATCCTGGGAGCAGGCCCGGGACTTCGCCGAGGACGTCGGTCTGCCGATCGCGATCAAAGCCGCCTTCGGTGGTGGCGGACGTGGTCTGAAAGTCGTCACCGAGGATGACGGGCTGGGGGCGATTGAAGATGCCTTCGCTGCCGCTGGTCGGGAGTCGCAGGAAGCCTTCGGGCGTGCGGAGTGCTTCGTGGAGAAGTTCCTCGCCCGCCCCCGGCACGTCGAGGCCCAGGTGCTGGCGGACATGCACGGTGCGGTCGCGGTGATCGGTACCCGTGACTGCTCGACCCAGCGCAGATTCCAGAAACTCGTCGAGGAAGCGCCTGCACCGTTCCTGTCCGAGGAACAGAACCGGCTGATCGTCGACGGTGCCCGCGAGGTCTGTCGTGCGGCCGAGTACGTCGGCGCGGGGACGGTGGAGTTCATCGTCGCCGAGGACGGCACCGTATCCTTCCTCGAGGTCAACACCCGCCTGCAGGTCGAGCACCCGGTGACCGAGGCCGTCTCCGGGATCGACATCGTCCACGAGCAGTTCCGTATCGCCGCCGGAGAGCGGCTGGGCGTTGATCCGGACGCGGACCCCGCCACCCACGGCCATGCCGTGGAGTTCCGGATCAATGCCGAGGACGTCGCCCACGGCTTCGCCCCCTGCCCGGGGACGGTGACCCGCTTCGAACCTCCGACAGGACCGGGAATCCGTGTGGACAGCGGCGTCCGCTCCGGGTCAACGATCCCGGGCAGCTACGACTCGCTGCTGGCGAAACTGGTCGTGTGGGGGCCTGACCGCGACACTGCTCTGCGGCGGGCCCGCGCCGCCCTCGACGAGTTCCATGTCGACGGTGTGCGGACCGTCCTGCCGTTCCACCGCGACATCGTGCGGGAGCCGGCGTGGACCGCCCCCGACGGCGCGGCAAGCTTCCGCATGTGCACCGACTGGGTCGACCGCGAATACGTACCCGGCGCGCACACCGTCTCCCCTGACGTCACGTTCGACGACATCTACGTCGAGCGCACCACCCTCGCGGTGGAGATCGGCGGAACACTACAGCATGTGCGGGTACCGTCTGTACTGCTGCAGCGCGGGGACGCCGCGCGAGGGGGGAGCACCGCCACCGGGAACAGTGACGGGCACCCCGGGGATGTCCCCGCGCCCTTCGCGGGCACGCTGGTGGAGTGGAAGGTCTCCGACGGTGACACTGTCGAGGAGAACCAGACACTTGCCACGGTCGAGGCGATGAAGATGGAGGCCACCGTCACGTCGCCGGCTTCCGGCACGATCCAGCTCATCGCGGATGCCGGGGACGTCATCGCCCGCGGAGACATCCTCGCCAGGATCGTGGAGGAGTAG
- a CDS encoding GntR family transcriptional regulator, producing the protein MRAQTAAQQLRLAVSAGEFTPGQKLSEVAAAQRFGISRNTLRESYATLIADGVLERIPHRGVFIASPGAADVHSLFLARAVVEPGALLWGEAPDVETLDRIVAAAETHQKADDLAATATANQEFHRTVVAAAGSDLLNEEMERLLARMRLVFLQAERRDPGFHGSFVPVNRSVVALLQAGNREEAASLLRASLLDTSESLSSLIG; encoded by the coding sequence GTGCGTGCCCAGACAGCTGCCCAGCAGCTCCGCCTCGCCGTGTCCGCCGGCGAATTCACCCCGGGGCAGAAGCTCAGCGAGGTCGCGGCGGCGCAACGCTTCGGTATTTCCCGCAATACACTGCGCGAAAGCTATGCCACACTCATCGCCGACGGTGTCCTCGAGCGTATCCCCCATCGTGGCGTGTTCATCGCCTCGCCCGGCGCCGCTGACGTGCACAGCCTCTTCCTCGCCCGCGCCGTCGTCGAGCCCGGGGCACTGTTGTGGGGCGAAGCCCCCGATGTCGAAACCCTGGACAGGATCGTCGCCGCGGCAGAGACACACCAGAAGGCGGACGATCTGGCAGCGACGGCGACGGCGAATCAGGAGTTTCACCGCACCGTGGTGGCAGCGGCCGGTTCGGACCTGCTCAACGAGGAGATGGAACGACTACTCGCCCGGATGCGCCTGGTGTTCCTGCAGGCCGAACGGCGCGATCCCGGATTTCACGGGAGTTTCGTCCCCGTCAACCGGAGTGTTGTCGCTCTGCTGCAGGCCGGTAACCGGGAGGAGGCGGCGTCCCTGCTGCGCGCATCCCTGCTGGACACGAGCGAGTCGCTGTCCTCCCTGATCGGGTGA
- a CDS encoding PLP-dependent cysteine synthase family protein: MAGAMVGVRDLNRYDGDGRRWLAGAIAKVKADQCRSADTHLLSVPLLEAWGVDLYLKDESTHPTGSLKHRLARSLFLYALSNGWIRPDAPVVEASSGSTAISEAYFARLIGVPFITVVAATTSAEKVRLIRSYGADVRFVDDPSTVYAVAADIAQESGGHYMDQFTYAERATDWRGNNNIAESVFRQMAMERHPEPTWIVATAGTGGTSSTLGRYVRYTGRMTGLCVADPENSAFLPGWEAGDTAVTTQAPSRIEGIGRQRVEPSFTGTVVDRMMGVPDAAAIGAIQALEQVTGIRAGGSTGTGLWAALRLVSEMVHAGERGSVVSLICDSGERYLDKYYSEAWLAERGIDAGVYRDRVLEFLETGDL, from the coding sequence ATGGCTGGCGCGATGGTAGGGGTGCGTGACCTCAACCGGTACGACGGGGACGGGCGCCGCTGGCTCGCCGGGGCTATCGCGAAAGTGAAGGCGGACCAGTGCCGTTCCGCCGACACCCACCTGTTGTCGGTCCCCCTGCTGGAGGCATGGGGCGTGGACCTCTACCTCAAGGACGAGTCGACGCACCCTACCGGTTCGTTGAAACACCGGCTCGCCCGCTCCCTGTTCCTCTATGCACTGAGTAACGGGTGGATCCGGCCAGACGCGCCGGTCGTTGAGGCTTCATCCGGCTCGACCGCGATTTCGGAGGCCTACTTCGCCAGGCTCATCGGTGTGCCGTTCATTACCGTCGTCGCGGCGACCACCAGTGCCGAGAAGGTTCGTCTGATCAGGTCGTACGGCGCCGATGTCCGCTTCGTTGATGACCCGTCCACCGTCTACGCGGTTGCTGCGGACATCGCGCAGGAGAGCGGTGGCCACTACATGGACCAGTTCACCTACGCCGAGCGGGCCACCGACTGGCGAGGCAACAACAACATCGCCGAGTCCGTTTTCCGTCAGATGGCGATGGAACGGCACCCCGAGCCGACCTGGATCGTTGCGACGGCTGGTACCGGCGGGACCTCGTCGACCCTGGGCCGCTACGTGCGCTACACCGGACGGATGACGGGGCTGTGCGTCGCCGATCCGGAGAACTCGGCATTCCTGCCAGGCTGGGAGGCGGGGGACACCGCGGTGACGACACAGGCGCCGTCGCGGATCGAGGGCATCGGCCGCCAAAGGGTGGAACCGAGTTTCACCGGCACCGTCGTCGACCGGATGATGGGTGTGCCCGATGCTGCAGCGATCGGTGCGATCCAGGCGCTGGAACAGGTGACCGGAATCCGGGCCGGCGGGTCCACAGGCACCGGACTGTGGGCCGCGCTGCGACTGGTCTCCGAGATGGTGCACGCCGGCGAGCGCGGAAGCGTGGTGTCACTGATCTGCGATTCCGGGGAACGCTACCTCGACAAGTATTACTCGGAGGCGTGGCTGGCGGAGCGGGGGATTGACGCAGGAGTGTACCGCGATCGGGTGCTGGAATTCCTCGAGACCGGGGACCTCTGA